The following are encoded in a window of Chlorocebus sabaeus isolate Y175 chromosome 22, mChlSab1.0.hap1, whole genome shotgun sequence genomic DNA:
- the INKA1 gene encoding PAK4-inhibitor INKA1 produces MHSARLDSFLSQLRWELLCGRDTGSPPMPGPLQPNPQTGPDVQPSHQLRASGALEEDSVCCVEEEEEEAVVTEDRGAALGGPREHALDWDSGFSEVSGSTWREEELPVPQRPAPSAQPLRRQRLSVSGLPMPSRAPVASVPPVHRPRPKSTPDACLEHWQGLEAEDWTAALLNRGRSRQPLVLGDNCFADLVHNWMELPETGSEGGDGGGHRAHARPPQFLLGLSEQLRRRLARARRTAMAGKRLSCPPRPEPEMPADVSRFAALMSCRSRQPIICNDVSYL; encoded by the exons ATGCACAGCGCTCGGCTTGACAGCTTCCTCAGCCAGCTCCGCTGGGAACTG TTGTGTGGTCGGGACACAGGCTCACCCCCGATGCCTGGTCCCCTGCAGCCAAACCCCCAAACTGGCCCAGATGTACAGCCCAGCCACCAGCTTAGGGCCTCAGGTGCCTTGGAAGAGGACTCAGTCTGctgtgtggaggaggaggaagaagaggcagtGGTGACAGAAGACAGGGGTGCAGCCTTGGGAGGCCCCAGGGAGCATGCCCTGGACTGGGACTCTGGCTTCTCGGAGGTGTCAGGCAGCACATGGCGAGAGGAAGAACTACCTGTTCCCCAGCGCCCAGCACCCTCAGCACAGCCCCTTCGTAGGCAGCGCCTCTCAGTCAGTGGCCTCCCCATGCCCAGCAGGGCCCCTGTAGCCAGTGTACCACCTGTCCACCGTCCACGGCCCAAGTCCACCCCAGACGCCTGCCTGGAGCACTGGCAGGGACTGGAAGCAGAGGACTGGACAGCAGCCCTACTGAATAGGGGTCGCAGTCGCCAGCCCCTGGTACTGGGGGACAATTGCTTTGCTGACTTGGTGCACAACTGGATGGAGCTGCCTGAGACAGGGAGTGAAGGAGGTGACGGAGGTGGGCACCGTGCCCATGCTCGTCCCCCTCAGTTCCTGCTTGGCCTCTCCGAGCAGCTTCGGCGCCGGCTGGCCAGGGCTCGGCGGACAGCTATGGCAGGAAAGCGGCTGTCATGCCCACCTCGTCCAGAACCTGAAATGCCTGCGGATGTCTCACGCTTCGCAGCCCTCATGAGCTGCCGTAGTCGCCAGCCCATCATCTGCAATGATGTCAGCTACCTCTga